From the genome of Nicotiana sylvestris chromosome 2, ASM39365v2, whole genome shotgun sequence, one region includes:
- the LOC104231096 gene encoding uncharacterized protein translates to MKLNPEKCAFGVSSALKKQNQFKWSKECQQALKNLKSYLSNPPLLAKSKDGEKLIIYLAVSEVAGTYTTREARMQQYLEKARDLVRQFQTWKVMQISREENAEADAQANLASAAEVTNEENAFVIHLFHSVLDQDKNEVNYNNLTWDWRNEIVNFLQHGIFPEDKKKSQALRKKVARYCLKQGNLYRKMFGGPLARCLGPSQTEYVMREIHEGHCGNHARGRYLVKTMIRAGYYWPKMEEDAETFMEKCDKCQRYGNNIHRPVELLHPVVAPWPFMKWGMDIVGPLLQAKCKTKRITSTPYHPMGNGQAESTNKVIINNLKKRLEESKCNWLEVLPGVLWAYRTTAKISTGETPFSLVYGVEALIPVEIGEPNMRYTQATEESNEEEKRVKLDLLKERWENALIRMTAQKQVIERYYNRKARLRYFKIGDYILKKVFQSTRAANAGKGPDGRNSQVLEIHTSKLKHLGDYIICR, encoded by the exons ATGAAGttaaatcctgagaaatgtgcatttggtgtctcatcag CTTTAAAAAAGCAGAACCAATTTAAATGGTCTAAAGAATGTCAACAAGCACTTAAGAATTTAAAATCATACCTGTCAAATCCACCACTATTAGCCAAATCAAAAGATGGGGAGAAATTAATTATCTACCTTGCAGTTTCAGAAGTGGCG GGGACTTATACAACTAGAGAGGCGAGGATGCAACAATACCTGGAAAAGGCACGGGATTTGGTCAGGCAATTTCAAACTTGGAAAGTCATGCAAATATCGAGGGAAGAAAATGCCGAGGCAGACGCCCaagctaatcttgcatctgccGCGGAAGTAACAAACGAAGAGAATGCTTTcgtaattcatttgtttcattcagtactcgatcaagacaaaaacgaggtaaattacaataatctaacttgggattggaggaacgaaattGTCAATTTTTTGCAGCATGGGATTTTTCCTGAGGATAAGAAAAAATCTCAAGCACTTCGCAAAAAAGTTGCCCGCTACTGTTTAAAGCAAGGAAATCTCTATCggaaaatgttcggtggtcctcTAGCAAGATGCCTTGGGCCTTCTCAAACAGAGTACgtgatgagagaaatacacgagggacattgtggaaatcatgcTAGAGGAAGATATTTGGTAAAAACCATGATTAGAGCCGGCTATtattggccaaaaatggaagaagacgcGGAAACTTTTATGGAAAAATGCGACAAGTGTCAAAGATATGGTAACAACATACATCGACCAGTTGAATTATTACATCCGGTcgttgcaccatggccttttatgaagtgggggatggatattgtaGGTCCACTACTACAAGCCAAATGCAAG ACTAAAAGGATTACTTCGACTCCTTACCATCCGATGGGTAATGGTCAagctgaatcaacaaataaagtcattattAATAACTTGAAGAAGAGACTAGAAGAATCTAAATGTAATTGGCTGGAGGTgctacctggagtattatgggcttaccGAACAACAGCAAAAATAAGTACGGGAGAAACACCGTTTTCACTTGTGTATGGAgttgaagccttaattccagttgagataggggaaccaaaTATGAGATATACTCAAGCTACTGAAGAATCAAACGAAGAAGAGAAGCGGGTAAAGCTGGATTTACttaaagaaagatgggaaaatgcATTAATAAGGATGACAGCACAAAAACAAGTCATTGAGCGGTATTACAATCGTAAAGCTCGTctcagatacttcaagattggggactacaTACTCAAGAAAGTTTTCCAATCCACAAGGGCTGCCAATGCAG gaaaaggaccagaTGGAAGGAATAGTCAAGTGCTCGAgattcatacttcaaagctcaaacacttgggggactatataatatgcAGATGA